The uncultured Methanoregula sp. genomic sequence ACTATTACCGGATGCATAAACTCCACGGGTATATTGACACCCATGCCGGTTTATTCAATGAGACGGATATCCGGGCCGCTTTGAAACTGGTGGAAGCAAATGCTCATACCAGTGCCGACGAAATCCTGCCAGGCACAACCATACGACTGGTCTATACTGATGTTACTGACCTGAACGAAAAAACGATGACCGTCCGGTTTTACCTCCGGGACGGGCCAGTCAGCGATCCTGCGTGGGGGACCCATGAGCTGGTAATGTCAGAACCGTTCACGTTCCGGCTGAAACCATAATTTTTTTAATTGACGACAGGCTCTGATAAATTGATGATTGATACCTGATTTCCTCTCTCGTAAAAAAATCATTATCACCCGACAACCTGTCAGAATCCACTACGGTTGATTTCAATAACCGTAACCCGTCATCAATTATCAAAAGATCCCGGTTAACCCTTATAGCGGTAATATTTCATCTGGGGTATTTTACTTAAATACAACGAATCTGCCCATGGATCATATGTCCAGTTAGTTATTTCACCGGTAACGGATTGTGTTGAATAGCGGCGGGGTTCTATCTTTGTCCACTTACCGGTATCCATTGCTTCCATACGGTTTATAAATAAATTCACGGAAAAATATGTCTGGTTTTCATAAAAAATCATGTGCATGTCTGATGCCGGTGGTTCTCCACCAATCCACTGGCCGATAATGGGATCAGGAGTGTCACTGATAATATGGACGCCCGGTAGCTGGATGCACCCAGCTATGAGAATTGAACAGAAAAGAACAATGCAGACCACGCCACCCGGTTGCATGATTGAGATTGAATAGTTTTGATACGGTTAAAGTTTTCGCAGGCTCCTGAGTTGGGGCGGAGTGTGGATTTACCCTGATGAAGATTTAAAAAACCCGTGTGGATATGGCGGCAGCCGGTCCAGATTTTTCCGGTGATATTGAGATGGAATGTATCTGAAATTTTGAATTTTTGCTTTTGCTTTTGCTTTGATTGTTATTAAAAAAACATCCGTCTTAAATCTGCCCGGATTATCCATGCGAACACATTTTCCCGTATAAAATTTTCGAAAATTTCCGGAACCGGGAACCGGATCCCCGGGCCGGCCGGATTAAAAAGCATTACCCGACAGGACAAGTACGATTGGAAAATGATTGCAGGAACTTTTTTACTGCACAATAATTACTAACAGGTGTCAGAGCAAAAATAGGATTACATCCCAAAAAGACTCTTAAACATCCCGATAATCTGATCCAATATCCCGCTTTGCGGATTCATTTTCGAAGCTGGCGGGGATATTTGATCGGGACCGGATACGACAGCAGTCTGAATAACCTGGGAGCTGGTAATAATGCTGCCTGTACCGCCAACTTCATAAATGTTCAGGATGGTTGCAGGAGAAGTTGTACTCACCCCGGGTGTTGTTCCCGTTAACCTGACACTCATCACCTGGCTGACACGTCCCTTATTAGACAACAGGAAACCACCCAGGTCAAGAGTCTGGTTAGTGAAGCCTGGTGTAACGGCAGACCCGCCATCACTTGTCATGATCCTGTAAGACCAGGTCGGGTTGATCAGATCCGTTGTCATCACCAGGTCGCTCCTGACAGGGAAGGTTGTCTGGGAAGAGTTTGTCGGAAATCCGACATTGAATGAAACATTCACGAGGGTATCCGGGGCCAGTGGCCCGGATGGATCGATCGTGTAACTATCAACATTCCATGCGGATACCAGCGGGATGCACACAGCGAGAAAAACTATTGCAGGAATAACCAGTTTTATCAACTTTTTCATCGTTAACCTCAATCGAAATAAGTTACGAAACAATCTTTGGATTTCCTAATTTCTTAATCCTGCAATTGATAAAGCTGTCTGTGATTCCGGTAAGATTATGAAAACCAAAGAGTATTTGAAAAAATATGCGGATTGGCGTTTTAATTCAGCCGGCAGTTCCCGGGACATCGCATGAGCCTTGGGATACCCGGCAAATAACATCGGAAGTTGTTTTGGGGTCCTGGTTACGGCAATTGGTATCCGGGTAACCGCGTGTCCACCCGCGGCGGGTGAACCCCGGGGAGTTGCACTGATCGCTGTTGAAATAATCACATCCTTACGGGATGCCCGTTCGTTCAGGGAAACGAGAAACGAGTCTTTGTAAAGAAAATACCGGGTTCTGTGTTTCCATCAGGTTTTATCGTTAATTTTTACATAACTGGCAGAAAATAAGAACAATTTATTTTCGATTGATATTTTTTCAAAAATGCAAAAAATCATATTTATAAGCCATTGGGGAAACGATATCATAATGGTTCGATTATCCGGCCAGAACGATACCATAAACTCGTTCCGCAGGACGGTCCGCTCTTTCAACCGGCGGTTTGATCTGCGGAACTATGAGTCAATGATAATTATCGCGCTCTGGGCATTTGCCTTCATCCTCGGGTACGTGGGGTACTGGTTCGCGTACAATTCACCGGTTGTGACCATGTCCTGGCCGGATACCCTGTATAAGACCCTGCAGTTGTTTACCAACAATTACCAGCTGCAGGTCCCGCCACCCAACCTGTCCCTCCAGCTTGCCCGTTTCCTTGCGCCCGTCCTCATGTATTCCACCATCCTGTTCCTCGTTGCCACCCACGTGTACGAGAATTACCAGAGATTTTTACTCCGTATTACCCACAACCATATCGTTATCTGCGGTCTCGGGCTCCTTGGCCCGGTCCTTGTCGAACAGTTCAGCAGGGAAGGGTGTGCAGTTGTTGTCATTGAAAAAGATCCAACGCCGGATGAGATCGAGCAGTGCAAGTTGTCCGGGGCATTCATCCTTACGGGTGATGCCAGCAACCGGAATGTCCTTGCAGCAGCCGGTGTCGGCCGGGCGGAATGTCTCATTTCCGTGACCGGCGAGGACGAGATAAATGCCGAGATTGCCGGGTGTGCAGCAACAATTCCCCGCAGCAAACCCCATCACCCCCTGACATGTTACCTGCATATCGTTGACCTGAATCTCTACAGCCTCCTGAAAGAGACCGAATTCCAGAAAGCGAATGCCTCCCTGTTCCGGCTGGATTTATTCAATATTTACCAGACGGCCGGAAAATCTGCCCTCGATCACCCGGAACCGTTCCCGGGCAACGGGACCGATCCCGCAAAGGTCAGGCTGCTCGTCATCGGGATCGGCCGCATGGGTGAGAGCCTGATCGTCCAGGCAGCCAGGAGCTGGCGGGCACGCTTTGGGGATACCGGCATGAAACTTCCGATAACCATTATTGACCGCCATGCTGACGAAAAAAAGGAGATGCTCCAGGTCCGCTACCCGGCAATAAAAAAGTTCTGTGAATTTGAGACCATCACCACTGATATCGATTCCCCGGATTTTAACCGGGGAACCTTCCTTAAGGCCGAATCCGGCCGGTGCCCGTTCTCCCGCATCTTCATCTGCGTAGGTGACCCGTCGCTCGGCCTTGCAGCCGGCCTGAAGATCCATAGCAGGCTGCAGGAGAAAGACATCCGGCAGGAGGGCCGGCAGGTACCGGTCATCATCCGCACCAACCATGAGACCGGGCTGTCCCGCTATCTTGAGACCCTCAAAAAGCAGAGCAGCGCATTCGCAGACCTCCATGCATTCCCCCTTATCGATCAGAACTGCAAGGTCGATGTCATCCTCAACACGACCCACGAGACGATAGCACGGGCAAGCCACGAGGATTATGTACAAAAAGAGCAGAAGAAGGGGCTTACCTCCGAGACGAACCCCAGCATGAAACCCTGGGAGGAGCTGCCGGAAGAGCTGAAAGCTTCCAACCGGTTCCAGGCCGACCATATCATTGAAAAGCTGCGCGCAATCTCCTGCGGGGTCACCCAGCTGGTTGACTGGGATGAGCCGCTTTTCGATATCGAGCCCTGGGTCGAGCAGCTGGCCAGGATGGAACATGACCGTTGGATGCAGGAAAAAACTGCAGCCGGCTATAAGTACGGGGAGGTCCGGGACGACCGCTGGTGGCACCGGCGCCACAAGTCGATGGTGCCGTATGACGATCTTCCCGAGACAGAGAAAGAGAAGGACCGGGATCCGGTCCGTTCGATACCGGCATTATTGAAAAGCGTGGATCTGAAGATCAAGCGGTTGTAACCCGGGGGATCCGGGACATACGGGTACGATGCTGCAAAGTTCCCGCCCGCCATTTTAATACAGGAATTGATGGATTTTGGGTATTCATGGAGAATAGCATTAAAACTCCTTTACAATACCAGCGTCAGTGAACCCCCGCCGTTCAAATCGATCTGTTTATTCTTATCCGGAGATCATATTCAGGTTTAAGGGGTCTTTCATGCCGGCTGAGCCAAAGAAACTGTTCAGGGTCTTCATCAGTTATTCTCACCAGAATATCGAAATTGCAGAAAAAATTGTTGCCATTCTTGAATCTGCCGGGTTCCAGGTCATCTGGGACCGGAAATTCAATTTCGGCCACGGGTTCCACGACCAGATCAAGATTTTTATTGCCCATTCCCATGTTTTCCTGCCGATAATAACGAAGGATTCCAGTGAACGGGGCTGGGTCCACCAGGAGATCGGGTACGCGA encodes the following:
- a CDS encoding RyR domain-containing protein, whose translation is MVRLSGQNDTINSFRRTVRSFNRRFDLRNYESMIIIALWAFAFILGYVGYWFAYNSPVVTMSWPDTLYKTLQLFTNNYQLQVPPPNLSLQLARFLAPVLMYSTILFLVATHVYENYQRFLLRITHNHIVICGLGLLGPVLVEQFSREGCAVVVIEKDPTPDEIEQCKLSGAFILTGDASNRNVLAAAGVGRAECLISVTGEDEINAEIAGCAATIPRSKPHHPLTCYLHIVDLNLYSLLKETEFQKANASLFRLDLFNIYQTAGKSALDHPEPFPGNGTDPAKVRLLVIGIGRMGESLIVQAARSWRARFGDTGMKLPITIIDRHADEKKEMLQVRYPAIKKFCEFETITTDIDSPDFNRGTFLKAESGRCPFSRIFICVGDPSLGLAAGLKIHSRLQEKDIRQEGRQVPVIIRTNHETGLSRYLETLKKQSSAFADLHAFPLIDQNCKVDVILNTTHETIARASHEDYVQKEQKKGLTSETNPSMKPWEELPEELKASNRFQADHIIEKLRAISCGVTQLVDWDEPLFDIEPWVEQLARMEHDRWMQEKTAAGYKYGEVRDDRWWHRRHKSMVPYDDLPETEKEKDRDPVRSIPALLKSVDLKIKRL